The following proteins are encoded in a genomic region of Cryptomeria japonica chromosome 11, Sugi_1.0, whole genome shotgun sequence:
- the LOC131034498 gene encoding cysteine-rich repeat secretory protein 55-like, with protein sequence MQIATTMLFCFVLLLCIPPSAGLYLCRHTNYTSSTFESNLNKILQSLVNNTSSSKGFNTSVSGRSPDRVYGLLQCWGDSTVAECFSCSQDAITSIRQHCGNVIGGKAWLDKCFIRYENFSFFGILDTEANVGYSSAKITVKPDVISTAVNGLFTNLSNEALRSPLRYSSGSTTTSTSYTISSMVQCWSDLTSVEDCRICLTNAISYLLDVTDNGTLQKAVAGSGSCVAQYERYAFFIHASPPPPPPPPPPPLQKLSPPSIRRPPSSSPTPSKMHINFLLS encoded by the coding sequence ATGCAGATCGCTACCACCATGTTGTTCTGTTTTGTGTTGTTATTATGCATTCCTCCCAGTGCAGGGTTGTATTTATGCAGGCATACTAACTATACAAGCTCTACGTTCGAGAGTAATTTGAACAAAATTCTTCAAAGTCTTGTAAACAATACATCTTCGTCAAAAGGTTTCAATACGTCAGTCTCCGGCAGAAGTCCAGACAGAGTGTATGGTCTCCTTCAATGTTGGGGGGACTCAACGGTGGCGGAATGCTTTTCCTGTTCACAAGACGCAATTACCAGCATTCGTCAGCATTGTGGAAATGTCATTGGCGGTAAAGCTTGGCTTGACAAGTGCTTCATACGCTACGAGAATTTTTCCTTCTTCGGGATACTTGATACCGAGGCAAATGTTGGTTACAGTTCAGCGAAGATCACGGTTAAGCCTGACGTGATTAGTACGGCAGTTAATGGGCTTTTCACAAATCTGTCAAACGAAGCCCTTCGATCCCCTCTTCGCTATTCTTCTGGATCAACAACTACCTCTACATCCTATACGATATCCAGTATGGTTCAGTGTTGGAGCGATTTAACTTCTGTTGAGGACTGCAGAATATGCTTAACAAATGCAATTAGTTATCTGTTAGATGTTACGGATAATGGAACTCTTCAGAAAGCAGTAGCCGGCTCTGGAAGTTGCGTTGCTCAGTACGAAAGGTATGCCTTCTTTATTCATGCGTCTCCACcacccccaccacctcctcctcctcctcccctgcAAAAGCTCTCTCCGCCATCGATTCGGCGGCCACCATCATCATCTCCAACACCAAGTAAGATGCATATTAATTTTCTTTTAAGCTAA
- the LOC131034528 gene encoding cysteine-rich receptor-like protein kinase 43 has protein sequence MGIVIGILGGLLVVILLCLLAAVLSKPTLQSQEVDSTTGQEQAIIFNLENIKAATRSFHDDNKLGQGGFGTVYKGTMPDGKQIAVKKLSVQSLQGKKEFLNEVKLVAKIQHRNLVNLLGCCAQGSERLLVYEFLPNKSLDKILFHPERSKELNWHRRLNIILGVARGLLYLHEDSQLPIIHRDIKASNILLDENLEPKISDFGLARLFRRDETHVSTRVAGTFGYMAPEYAMLGQLSIKADVYSFGVVILEIISGKKNTNIDLSPDFGSLLEWVWRSYMGGNIVDVIDRSIIESVPNDEVSRCIHVGLLCAQTNTSLRPSMTSVYAMLLNLSVTNLPNPINPTFLNLTQKDDSSHTSASTSTSTSTVGSTTSSTLYPSINDASVTDFGAR, from the exons ATGGGAATAGTTATTGGCATTCTCGGCGGTTTGTTGGTGGTCATATTATTATGCCTACTTGCTGCAGTATTATCCAAGCCAACCCTCCAAAGCCAAG AGGTAGACTCAACGACCGGCCAAGAGCAAGCAATAATATTTAATTTGGAAAATATCAAGGCTGCAACTAGAAGTTTCCATGACGATAACAAGCTTGGACAGGGAGGATTTGGCACTGTATACAAG GGCACAATGCCAGATGGAAAGCAAATAGCAGTAAAGAAACTTTCCGTGCAATCTTTACAAGGGAAAAAAGAGTTTTTAAACGAGGTGAAGCTGGTGGCAAAAATACAACATCGTAATCTTGTGAATCTGCTTGGATGTTGCGCACAGGGTTCAGAACGGTTGCTTGTATACGAGTTCTTACCTAACAAGAGTCTTGATAAGATACTATTCC ATCCAGAGAGGAGCAAAGAGCTCAATTGGCACAGGCGTTTGAACATCATACTTGGAGTAGCCCGTGGGCTTCTATATCTGCATGAAGATTCTCAGCTACCCATCATTCATCGAGACATTAAAGCTAGCAATATTTTGCTTGATGAAAATCTGGAGCCAAAGATATCAGATTTCGGCTTAGCAAGGCTATTTCGCCGAGATGAGACTCATGTTAGCACAAGGGTTGCAGGAACATT TGGTTATATGGCACCAGAATATGCTATGTTAGGTCAACTATCTATTAAAGCTGATGTATATAGCTTTGGTGTTGTCATTTTAGAAATAATATCTGGAAAAAAGAATACCAATATTGATTTGTCCCCAGATTTTGGAAGCCTACTAGAATGG GTATGGAGATCTTACATGGGAGGAAATATTGTGGATGTGATTGATAGATCAATAATAGAAAGTGTCCCTAACGATGAAGTTTCACGATGCATTCATGTGGGTCTTTTATGTGCACAAACAAATACATCACTTCGCCCATCAATGACTAGTGTATATGCAATGCTCTTAAACCTTTCAGTGACCAACTTACCAAATCCAATAAATCCTACTTTTTTGAATCTTACACAAAAAGATGATTCATCACATACATCTGCTTCaacatcaacatctacatctacagTTGGAAGCACAACTTCATCTACTTTATATCCATCAATCAATGATGCATCAGTAACAGATTTTGGTGCTAGATAA